A stretch of the Carassius carassius chromosome 50, fCarCar2.1, whole genome shotgun sequence genome encodes the following:
- the LOC132133680 gene encoding coiled-coil domain-containing protein 113-like, whose amino-acid sequence MAKQRHETMALFTFTTMAETTEDGRIDTDKKQLVELLEDLKRSNAAQQAEIDLSERYINRLDPQTHSESFETASQLEMATSPGRKTKVHTPERQQLLTLEQKCDVAQSVHKQITEDLKKAKEHSERELDNYKAILEEADIHLAEVKKECCQFDWDIGKALRDKKGVTMSAEKVSRYFEDKIRAKENLIEKLYQKNAALLSYKKKLQIQLKQQEEMGEGLTAMDFEQLKFVNMKCRKQLDEQNLKHMELKLLAGKTLHLLNSEKEKLQTLTHESDVLNSDIALRMNLLVKIEEETKQAEEERNKAEALNRKLRGQLDDFHVPHVLQYIKVKESHGQLQKSVKDWERKVEIAKMALKTHTKSWAKLRIAAGARPVPAQHAAIDAGLYGF is encoded by the exons ATGGCAAAGCAAAGGCACGAAACTATGGCATTGTTTACCTTCACAACCATGGCAGAAACGACAGAGGACGGTCGAATCGACACGGATAAAAAACAACTTGTTGAACTCTTGGAGGACTTGAA ACGCTCCAATGCAGCGCAACAAGCAGAAATCGATCTATCTGAGCGATATATTAATCGACTGGACCCACAAACTCATTCGGAGTCTTTTGAAACAGCATCACAGCTGGAAATGGCAACT AGTCCAGGAAGGAAAACCAAAGTACACACTCCAGAGAGACAACAGCTCCTGACACTGGAACAGAAATGTGATGTCGCCCAAAGCGTGCATAAACAGATTACAGAAGATTTGAAGAAAGCAAAAGAGCATTCAGAAAGAGAGCTGGACAATTACAAG GCAATTCTGGAAGAAGCTGATATCCACTTGGCAGAGGTTAAAAAAGAATGTTGCCAGTTTGATTGGGACATCGGTAAAGCACTGCGAGACAAAAAGGGTGTGACGATGAGTGCTGAGAAGGTCAGCAGATACTTTGAGGATAAAATAAGGGCAAAG GAGAACCTGATTGAGAAGTTGTATCAGAAGAATGCAGCACTCCTCTCATACAAGAAAAAACTACAAATCCAGTTGAAACAACAAGAGGAGATGGGTGAAGGGCTGACGGCTATGGACTTTGAGCAGCTCAAGTTTGTGAATATGAAATGTAGGAAGCAGCTGGATGAGCAAAACCTCAAACATATGGAACTCAAACTGCTtgcagggaagaccttgcatttgtTGAATTCTGAGAAG GAGAAGCTTCAGACATTGACACACGAGTCAGATGTGCTGAACAGTGACATTGCTTTACGAATGAACCTACTGGTTAAGATTGAGGAGGAGACTAAACAAGCAGAGGAG GAACGAAACAAAGCAGAGGCTCTGAACAGGAAGTTGAGGGGCCAGTTGGACGATTTTCACGTACCACATGTCCTACAATACATCAAAGTTAAGGAGTCTCATGGCCAGCTGCAGAAGAGTGTTAAAGATTGGGAACGCAAGGTGGAGATTGCAAAG ATggcattaaaaacacacacaaaatcctGGGCCAAGCTTCGGATCGCTGCTGGAGCCAGACCAGTTCCTGCACAACATGCAGCTATAGATGCAGGATTGTATGGGTTCTGA
- the LOC132133679 gene encoding zinc finger protein 319-like, producing MTEAWQQHDVAPPPVVHTIPPGADTLGCTVYGIVLQPDTALQQQQQQQQQQQQSQQQQHHSQQHNPQQHSAQAQQPSLHVGNEGGHKCGACGHDISHLANPHEHQCMVSQDRSFQCTQCLKIFHQATDLLEHQCVQVEQKPFVCGVCKMGFSLLTSLAQHHNAHNSGNPMKCSICEKTYRPGSGNATPTSSTGTPGQPSNDEASSSGSAAVGTSGQPTFEPSQPDRPYKCSVCSKGFRHLSELTRHERVHTGEKPFKCETCDKSFSQSSHLAHHQRTHSSERPFKCAVCEKSFKHRSHLVRHMYAHSGEHLFKCNLCELHFKESSELLHHQCQPQGARPFRCATCGKGFKRPSDLRQHERTHSEERPFHCEDCQMSFKQQYALVRHRRTHKPSADRPFKCNLCDKGFLQPSHLLYHQHVHGMDNLFKCASCGKGFSQSGELLRHKCGEPSSTPTNPDKPYKCDVCGKAYKKATTLQRHQNSHCTEKPLKCSLCDRRFLSSSEFVQHRCDPSREKPLKCPDCEKRFKYSSEMQRHRRVHTGEKPYKCASCDKGFKQREHLAKHQSVHARDAQFKCVWCGERFADLGALQEHTVQHTAEGAGYPVSSLIQ from the coding sequence ATGACGGAGGCGTGGCAGCAGCATGATGTTGCCCCGCCTCCAGTGGTGCACACCATCCCACCAGGGGCGGACACACTGGGCTGCACTGTCTACGGTATCGTCCTCCAGCCAGACACAGCAttgcaacaacagcagcagcagcagcagcagcaacaacaatccCAGCAACAGCAACATCACAGTCAGCAGCACAACCCACAGCAGCATTCGGCTCAAGCGCAACAGCCCTCCTTGCATGTAGGGAATGAGGGGGGACACAAGTGTGGTGCATGTGGCCATGACATCTCCCATCTGGCTAATCCCCATGAGCACCAGTGCATGGTGAGCCAAGACCGTTCGTTTCAGTGCACGCAGTGTCTGAAAATCTTCCACCAAGCCACTGACCTGTTGGAGCATCAGTGTGTGCAGGTGGAGCAGAAACCCTTTGTGTGCGGGGTGTGCAAGATGGGCTTTTCCCTGTTAACTTCTTTAGCACAGCATCACAATGCCCATAACAGTGGCAACCCCATGAAGTGCTCCATATGTGAAAAAACATATCGGCCGGGTTCTGGAAATGCCACGCCAACTTCATCAACGGGCACTCCAGGGCAACCATCTAATGACGAAGCATCGTCCAGTGGCAGCGCTGCTGTCGGGACATCAGGCCAGCCTACGTTTGAGCCTTCACAACCTGACAGGCCCTACAAGTGCTCGGTGTGCTCCAAGGGCTTCCGTCACTTATCTGAGCTCACCCGTCATGAACGCGTCCACACGGGTGAGAAGCCTTTTAAATGTGAAACATGCGACAAGAGCTTTAGCCAGTCCTCTCATCTTGCCCACCACCAGCGTACCCACAGCTCAGAACGGCCGTTCAAGTGTGCAGTGTGCGAGAAGAGCTTCAAGCACCGATCCCACCTAGTCCGTCACATGTACGCCCACTCGGGTGAGCATCTGTTCAAGTGCAACCTTTGCGAGTTGCACTTCAAAGAGTCTTCCGAGCTCCTCCACCACCAGTGTCAGCCGCAAGGTGCTCGGCCTTTTCGCTGCGCCACGTGCGGGAAGGGCTTCAAGCGTCCGTCCGACTTGAGACAGCACGAACGCACTCACTCGGAGGAACGCCCATTCCACTGTGAAGACTGCCAGATGAGCTTTAAACAACAGTATGCCCTGGTGCGCCACCGACGCACGCACAAGCCCTCCGCCGACCGCCCCTTCAAATGCAACCTTTGTGACAAGGGATTCCTGCAGCCATCCCACTTGTTGTACCACCAGCATGTTCATGGCATGGATAACCTTTTCAAGTGCGCCTCATGCGGCAAGGGCTTCAGCCAATCCGGTGAGCTGCTCCGTCACAAATGTGGTGAGCCCTCCTCAACACCCACAAATCCAGACAAGCCCTACAAGTGCGACGTGTGCGGAAAGGCCTACAAAAAGGCCACCACACTACAGCGGCATCAGAATTCCCACTGCACCGAGAAGCCTCTCAAATGCTCGCTGTGTGACCGACGCTTTCTGTCCTCCTCAGAGTTCGTGCAGCACCGATGCGACCCTTCCCGTGAGAAGCCCTTGAAGTGTCCTGACTGTGAGAAGCGCTTCAAGTACTCCTCGGAGATGCAGCGGCACAGACGCGTCCACACCGGGGAGAAGCCCTACAAGTGCGCCAGTTGCGACAAGGGCTTCAAGCAACGCGAACACCTGGCCAAGCATCAAAGCGTGCATGCGAGGGATGCCCAGTTTAAATGTGTATGGTGTGGAGAGCGTTTTGCTGATCTAGGAGCCCTTCAGGAACATACTGTCCAGCACACAGCTGAAGGTGCGGGGTACCCTGTGTCCTCTCTCATTCAGTAA